Proteins encoded together in one Dermacentor variabilis isolate Ectoservices chromosome 2, ASM5094787v1, whole genome shotgun sequence window:
- the LOC142571143 gene encoding uncharacterized protein LOC142571143 has product MAISVLGRRVEDYRDALASLKVLPEVVALGAFQMNHVWAVTMKSSEAVNKLLTAATITVKGRRCLVVDPNNQDLRLKMHWVLHNVSDEDVREALAPYGEVTEVSRERWRAQGVTDKGSITRLVNLKLKPGVKSDDIPHQLRVAGEPALLVVPGRPPLCLRCQGKGNVRRECRVPRCSRCKRFGHDESQCAPTYANVTGPIRSTDSSELVMDEAEAEETAAVENAKLEPQPTPPATVPAPLQRAVTSVPSEQQPLQERQPDLSKDALHRSKKAKEVSATSTDPNAPSAMETDVTSSSNKRAHIETVKGDDPGGGLNAEEPPAKAAPVRRSPFRPKPSVPPDKREADAAPK; this is encoded by the coding sequence ATCCGTGCTCGGCCGTAGAGTTGAGGACTACCGTGACGCCCTGGCCAGCTTGAAAGTGCTCCCCGAGGTTGTCGCCTTGGGAGCTTTCCAAATGAACCACGTGTGGGCCGTAACAATGAAGAGCTCGGAAGCAGTCAACAAACTGCTAACAGCTGCAACAATTACTGTCAAGGGCCGGCGATGCCTGGTGGTTGATCCCAACAACCAAGACCTACGTCTTAAAATGCACTGGGTCCTCCATAACGTCAGCGATGAAGATGTACGCGAGGCCTTAGCGCCGTACGGCGAAGTTACGGAAGTTTCACGAGAGCGCTGGCGCGCACAGGGCGTGACAGACAAGGGCTCCATTACGCGTCTGGTGAACCTCAAGTTGAAGCCTGGTGTTAAAAGTGATGATATCCCGCACCAGCTGCGTGTTGCCGGAGAGCCTGCTTTATTAGTGGTGCCTGGAAGGCCACCGCTTTGTTTGCGCTGCCAGGGAAAAGGTAACGTTCGCAGAGAGTGCCGGGTGCCACGATGCTCGCGCTGCAAACGTTTCGGTCATGACGAAAGTCAGTGTGCGCCTACATACGCGAACGTCACAGGGCCCATAAGGAGTACTGACTCTTCTGAGCTCGTCATGGACGAGGCAGAAGCTGAGGAAACGGCGGCAGTAGAAAACGCGAAGTTGGAACCACAACCAACACCCCCGGCAACGGTCCCCGCCCCCTTGCAGCGAGCCGTTACTTCGGTGCCTAGCGAacagcagccactgcaagaaagGCAGCCTGACCTGTCAAAGGACGCGCTGCACCGGTCGAAAAAAGCCAAGGAAGTCTCAGCAACATCGACGGATCCCAACGCGCCGAGCGCAATGGAGACCGACGTGACTTCATCGTCGAATAAGCGGGCGCACATCGAGACGGTGAAAGGCGACGACCCGGGTGGTGGCTTGAATGCCGAGGAGCCGCCTGCGAAAGCGGCACCGGTGCGACGCTCACCATTCAGACCGAAGCCCAGCGTTCCCCCAGATAAACGCGAGGCGGACGCGGCGCCGAAGTAG